The following are from one region of the Pectobacterium actinidiae genome:
- a CDS encoding catalase — protein MVSEKEVATAKNNAAMDNRRTTSYERHSPIQFQDLWFLEKLAQFDRETSNTHQRSTTGSGSNAPDK, from the coding sequence ATGGTGAGCGAAAAAGAAGTAGCGACAGCGAAGAACAACGCAGCGATGGATAACCGTCGCACAACGAGTTACGAGAGGCACAGCCCAATACAGTTTCAGGATCTGTGGTTTCTGGAAAAACTGGCGCAGTTTGATCGCGAAACCAGCAACACTCACCAGCGAAGCACGACGGGTTCCGGCAGCAATGCTCCTGATAAATAG
- the menE gene encoding o-succinylbenzoate--CoA ligase, translating into MALLTDWPWRYWASQTPQPVALIEDEIRWSWQSLAQRVDHLADHFTQQGVTADSTVALRGKNSVQMLFSYLALLQCGVRVLPLNPQLPDTLTETLLPALNVTYGLCLNDKSWPNAVRPLSLPPISLSSDSSPSGNTEGSYCTDRLRWQAERLATLTLTSGSSGMPKAAVHSLAAHLSSAQGVVEMMAFSANDSWLLSLPLFHVSGQGIVWRWLATGATIVVRAHQPLDSALRDCSHASLVPTQLWRLLSEETLPMALKAVLLGGAMIPQALTQQAEARGVSCWCGYGLTELASTVCAKRADGRSGVGMPLHGREIRLVEDEILLRGSTLAAGYWRDGELIPLVDDDGWFHTRDRGLFAEGEWHILGRLDNQFFSGGEGIQPENIEAVLLAHPDVQQACIVPVDDAEFGQRPVAVLEVAQTTTLDAIREWLQPQLAGFQRPVAYYALPVELKNGGIKLSRQQVKNWVNTLSHPFTR; encoded by the coding sequence ATGGCGCTCCTGACTGACTGGCCGTGGCGATACTGGGCAAGCCAGACGCCCCAGCCTGTCGCATTGATTGAAGATGAAATCCGCTGGAGCTGGCAGTCGCTGGCCCAGCGGGTGGACCATCTGGCCGATCATTTCACACAGCAAGGTGTTACGGCTGACAGTACGGTCGCGCTACGCGGGAAAAATAGCGTCCAGATGCTGTTCAGCTATCTGGCGCTGTTACAGTGCGGCGTGCGTGTACTGCCGCTGAATCCACAGTTACCTGATACATTAACTGAGACGCTGCTGCCCGCGCTGAATGTAACGTATGGCCTGTGCCTGAATGATAAATCGTGGCCGAATGCTGTACGCCCGCTTTCTTTGCCACCCATTTCTTTGTCATCAGATTCTTCGCCATCAGGTAATACCGAAGGAAGTTACTGCACTGACCGATTACGCTGGCAGGCTGAACGGCTGGCGACACTGACGCTGACATCCGGTTCCAGCGGCATGCCGAAGGCGGCGGTACATTCATTGGCAGCCCATCTCTCCAGCGCGCAAGGCGTGGTTGAGATGATGGCGTTTTCCGCCAACGACAGCTGGCTGTTGTCACTTCCGCTCTTTCACGTTTCTGGGCAGGGTATTGTCTGGCGCTGGCTTGCTACTGGGGCAACGATTGTTGTCCGTGCGCATCAGCCTCTGGATAGTGCGCTGCGCGATTGCAGCCATGCTTCTCTGGTTCCGACGCAACTGTGGCGACTGCTGTCGGAAGAAACATTGCCCATGGCATTAAAGGCCGTATTGCTCGGTGGCGCGATGATCCCGCAGGCGCTGACGCAACAGGCGGAAGCAAGAGGTGTCAGTTGCTGGTGTGGCTATGGTCTGACGGAACTGGCGTCCACGGTCTGCGCGAAACGTGCTGACGGGCGTTCGGGCGTCGGTATGCCGCTGCACGGGCGAGAGATCCGGTTGGTAGAGGATGAAATTCTGCTGCGTGGCAGCACGCTGGCTGCGGGCTATTGGCGTGACGGAGAACTGATTCCACTCGTCGATGATGATGGCTGGTTTCACACGCGGGATCGCGGGCTATTTGCCGAGGGCGAGTGGCACATTCTGGGGCGTCTGGATAATCAATTCTTCAGCGGCGGGGAAGGGATTCAGCCGGAGAATATCGAAGCCGTACTGTTGGCACACCCCGATGTTCAACAGGCATGCATTGTGCCCGTTGACGATGCGGAGTTCGGCCAGCGTCCTGTTGCGGTATTGGAGGTAGCACAAACCACGACGCTCGATGCGATACGTGAGTGGCTACAGCCGCAGCTTGCCGGCTTTCAGCGTCCGGTCGCGTATTATGCGCTGCCCGTTGAACTGAAAAATGGTGGGATTAAGCTTTCTCGCCAGCAGGTGAAAAATTGGGTGAATACGCTGTCTCACCCGTTTACAAGGTAG